The DNA region GCCATTGAAGAGGCAAGGGCTCACGGAGATCTATCCGAAAATGCCGAGTATGACGCTGCCCGGGAGGAATATCAGTTCCTTCAGAAGAAAGTCGCTGAACTTGAAGAGATGATGAAGAATTCCGAGATCGTGGACGTCAAGAAGAGGGACTTTGATTCCGTGGAATTCGGCTGCAGAATTTCCCTCAGGAACCTCGACACAGATGAAGAAGTGGTGTATCAACTTGTCGGCCCATATGAATCGGACATACAAAAAGGCATGATTTCCATGACTTCGCCCTTGGGAAGAGCGCTCATGGGGAAGTCTGTCGGAGATGAGGTAAATTTTTCCGCACCTGGGGGACAAAGGACCTACGAGATTGTCGCAATTATATAATACCCCACGAGAAATATGAGGCGGTTCACTTTCTCCGGTTCTTTATCTGCTATCTGAAGGTCCATGGAATTTTTATTGGATTGATTTTGTTTTGGGTGCAGAGGTGACCGTAAGACCTGACCGTTGCTGGTTGGCAGGGGTGGCGCCCAAGCGATTTTTATATCACTTAGAAAATTAATATTGAATATCCGTGTATATTCTGTAGTTGGTGAATGGGTGCTTTACCCGCCGAACGGCGACAGATATTATTTTGGAAAAGACGTAAAGTATTCGGGGAAAATATTTGCTGGCTATGC from Syntrophobacterales bacterium includes:
- the greA gene encoding transcription elongation factor GreA, which produces MKVPITREGYENLKKDHEFLLNNKRPKILKAIEEARAHGDLSENAEYDAAREEYQFLQKKVAELEEMMKNSEIVDVKKRDFDSVEFGCRISLRNLDTDEEVVYQLVGPYESDIQKGMISMTSPLGRALMGKSVGDEVNFSAPGGQRTYEIVAII